The Ruminococcus bovis genome includes a region encoding these proteins:
- a CDS encoding EVE domain-containing protein has translation MLNEINYWLIPMNFDNCNYKQLEDEWKKNKKIMWQVGGKPKYTKTRGYEVPNGSMAKSINKGDVIYFYVTNLPSESKNKLSRIMLRGVVEDEPYPIEKSKVYIRTYDSDMIIGFSIGSITTLCEKQLHNNVFLSLEYLKKQYANFQYPQGRTRWPDRNIKQTLSKELIDDLEECFKSRLSKNDFTTLIDHFKKKCFFCGKYGSNIEHKTFVAKNGLDYYECHHFIQQNEGRKDNRLLDIVNSTENGLFLCSNCHNRLHYGQPDDVKEMLKIVLKDEKIQSMLEDKNFQQIIGEDKDILEWLKESYKV, from the coding sequence ATGTTAAATGAGATTAATTATTGGCTTATACCAATGAATTTTGATAATTGTAATTATAAGCAATTGGAAGATGAATGGAAGAAAAATAAAAAAATAATGTGGCAAGTTGGTGGAAAACCTAAATATACAAAAACACGAGGATATGAAGTACCAAATGGTAGTATGGCAAAATCTATAAATAAAGGTGATGTTATATATTTTTATGTTACTAATTTACCTTCCGAAAGCAAAAATAAGTTAAGTAGAATTATGTTACGAGGCGTAGTTGAAGATGAACCTTATCCAATAGAAAAAAGTAAAGTCTATATTAGAACTTATGATAGTGATATGATAATTGGGTTTTCAATAGGTTCTATTACAACATTGTGTGAAAAACAATTACATAACAATGTTTTCCTTAGTTTGGAGTATTTAAAAAAGCAGTATGCAAATTTTCAGTATCCACAAGGACGCACAAGATGGCCCGATAGAAATATTAAACAAACACTCAGTAAGGAACTTATTGATGATTTGGAGGAGTGTTTTAAATCAAGGTTAAGTAAAAATGATTTTACAACATTGATAGATCATTTTAAGAAAAAGTGTTTCTTCTGTGGAAAATATGGAAGTAACATTGAACATAAAACTTTTGTTGCAAAGAATGGACTTGATTATTATGAATGTCACCATTTTATTCAACAAAATGAAGGAAGAAAAGACAATAGATTGTTAGATATTGTTAATTCTACGGAAAACGGATTGTTTTTATGTTCTAATTGTCATAACAGATTGCATTATGGACAACCTGATGATGTTAAAGAAATGTTGAAAATTGTATTGAAAGATGAAAAAATTCAAAGTATGTTAGAAGATAAAAATTTTCAGCAGATTATAGGTGAAGATAAAGATATATTAGAATGGTTAAAAGAATCTTATAAAGTATAG
- a CDS encoding low molecular weight protein-tyrosine-phosphatase gives MTKIMFVCHGNICRSPMAEFIFKDMVKKKGLEGDFVVTSSATSTEEIWNGVGNPVYPPAKEILNLHNIDCSGKRAVQIKKSDYEKYDLLIPMDSNNVRNMSRILKGDPDNKIHKLMSYTGSDRDVSDPWYTRDFEKCYNDIYNGCKALLEYLTK, from the coding sequence ATGACAAAGATAATGTTTGTGTGCCATGGTAATATTTGTAGGTCACCAATGGCAGAGTTTATTTTTAAAGATATGGTAAAGAAGAAGGGACTTGAAGGTGACTTTGTTGTTACTTCATCAGCTACCAGCACAGAAGAAATATGGAATGGTGTTGGAAATCCTGTATATCCGCCGGCAAAAGAAATTCTAAATTTACATAACATTGATTGTAGTGGGAAGAGGGCAGTACAAATTAAAAAATCCGACTATGAAAAATATGATTTGTTGATTCCAATGGATAGTAACAATGTACGAAATATGAGCAGAATTTTAAAGGGCGATCCGGATAATAAAATTCACAAGCTAATGAGTTATACAGGTAGTGACAGAGATGTGTCTGACCCATGGTATACAAGAGATTTTGAAAAATGCTATAATGATATTTATAACGGTTGTAAAGCACTACTAGAATATTTGACTAAATAA
- a CDS encoding flavodoxin family protein: MKIVIVNGSPRKGNTYSAINAFVEGAKDNNDIEIIDSYKIKISPCVACGTCECYKGCVSKDDSNPTVDKLVNADMIVFATPVYWWGITAQIKLVIDKCYCKGALLKNKKVGVIAIGGSPTTNVQYELIEKQFQCIGDYLDWDIKFHKSFFANKKDDLLKNEGAMEELKALGKEI; the protein is encoded by the coding sequence ATGAAAATTGTAATTGTAAACGGCAGTCCAAGAAAGGGCAACACCTACTCAGCTATTAACGCATTTGTTGAAGGTGCAAAAGATAACAATGACATTGAAATTATTGACTCATACAAGATAAAGATTAGTCCTTGTGTAGCTTGTGGTACTTGTGAATGTTACAAAGGTTGTGTATCTAAAGATGACAGTAACCCTACTGTTGATAAATTAGTAAATGCTGATATGATAGTATTTGCTACACCTGTATATTGGTGGGGAATTACTGCACAGATAAAGTTAGTAATTGACAAATGCTACTGCAAAGGTGCTTTGCTGAAAAATAAGAAAGTTGGAGTTATTGCAATTGGTGGTTCACCTACAACTAATGTTCAGTATGAACTGATTGAAAAGCAGTTTCAATGTATTGGCGATTACCTTGATTGGGATATTAAATTCCACAAATCTTTCTTTGCAAATAAAAAAGATGACCTACTAAAAAATGAAGGTGCTATGGAAGAACTTAAAGCACTTGGTAAGGAAATTTAA
- a CDS encoding potassium channel family protein codes for MKKTRLMKIVLKRTGAFKLLCTYIVVFVAVSIGIMIVEPNINRLIDSLWYSFSVATTIGFGDITAVTIIGRILSIFLSICSILIIAVVPGIITSYYIESTKLREKESSAKFLDDLERLPELSKEELTALSERVKNFNKKKK; via the coding sequence ATGAAGAAAACTAGGTTAATGAAAATCGTTCTAAAAAGGACAGGTGCATTCAAACTACTATGTACTTATATTGTAGTTTTTGTTGCAGTAAGCATTGGCATTATGATTGTTGAACCTAACATAAACAGACTCATTGACAGTCTATGGTATTCATTTAGTGTAGCAACAACCATAGGCTTTGGCGACATAACTGCAGTTACTATAATAGGTAGAATTCTATCAATTTTTCTTTCAATATGTTCAATACTGATTATTGCAGTAGTACCGGGTATTATCACCAGTTACTACATAGAAAGCACAAAATTAAGGGAAAAAGAAAGTAGTGCAAAGTTTCTTGATGACCTAGAAAGACTACCTGAATTATCAAAGGAAGAACTTACTGCTCTATCTGAAAGAGTTAAGAATTTTAACAAGAAAAAGAAATAG
- a CDS encoding leucine-rich repeat protein, translated as MKHSKKLLSILLAITATASSLPFTAISANMATVDKEKISTIKSQVNDDGSISYIKDNNKEVSANSLNDTKSTKATYPEKYDLRDYKRVTKVKNQGDDGYCWSFGATASIESNILSNPNLSKKIGDNPSEKLDLAQTATPLYIMTNTDDKSSPFYNDYFYDEQKGSSGGWPVYVAQGLNCGFGTYPETLMPYENSLLGYSNTLKNYSDFRLKEYNQLSNEANTLKDNIINNGAIALYYYSIGSCYSEDKISYCDSRKVTEEDEIQPHVVAIVGWDDNYSRDKFDGKVKPKNNGAWLCKNSWGTEYQDNGYFWLSYECTDTQFFQFIMQDNTTYDNEYQLGYYYETAVDVDKSANVFTANSNEEITQVSFGTGSSYTYDISVYKLNKNYKSPTDGTVIAKTSGKVDNIGIHYIDLPSGVKVNAGDKFSVVVSSKGNGYISVDDLKEKPHSSKNSYYYSDNKWIDSTDPSLDVYYTSIKAFTKNLDNNAKVKNELSEAIKKAENTKFPEEAIKEDVTALNTEVAKGKELLSKENVCATDLNNSTILINYRLETLVNSVYYINSMDDYNTLAKKLHTGELSPSKIILNTDLDFEGGYITETLSNYTGGLTVQFVGNNHTIKNGTLPIFSDLQKNMYQSFFGKLKSSSITDLHFENITATGTGTTTIVSPSITNSKLDNVTLNNCKINLDKNTTEQHSAGIAYSFDFSSIVNCSVTNCEFYGYNVYEMISSQENCIYSNNTASNNKIASYYAIGVYDNKDNKPKDIYITFNSFSENYVCEKTTDNKTRIKVYADDYTINDEANPKCISKGDDGYYYINTDEFKSTTIVNITTNYSKEESAYLYRVDLKTRQATLKQINLKSSTTNLTLPTTICGEKIVGTEDEILKDSEFTYDVLNLTIPDSYLFIGNDCFINLNSLQTVTIGNGIKVIPYSAFSDKANLHSVELGTSVEEIGDSAFLGDSKLKSITLPNTLKTIGENAFQQTGITNFTLGKNVTNIGTDAIGYTNLSIPWENYRTVKLPKVIINGYTDAVKNYAKKNGFTFNDLNKNKPVTTKYNFNITNPKRGDVNLDGYINVKDSSLIQKYLLKKAKLNDLQLYNCSVKGCEETLTVKNAVAIQKYLAKKISTITPFEPAG; from the coding sequence ATGAAACATAGTAAAAAGTTACTGTCAATATTACTTGCAATAACTGCAACTGCATCTTCATTGCCTTTTACTGCTATTTCGGCAAATATGGCTACAGTTGATAAAGAAAAAATTTCTACTATTAAAAGTCAAGTAAATGATGATGGCAGTATCAGTTACATAAAGGATAACAATAAAGAAGTATCTGCTAATTCTCTTAATGACACTAAAAGTACAAAAGCTACTTATCCGGAAAAATATGACTTAAGAGATTATAAAAGAGTTACTAAAGTAAAGAATCAAGGTGATGATGGTTACTGTTGGTCATTTGGTGCTACTGCATCCATTGAGTCTAACATTCTGTCAAACCCTAACCTATCAAAAAAAATTGGTGACAATCCATCAGAAAAGCTAGACCTTGCACAAACTGCAACACCTTTATACATTATGACAAATACTGATGATAAAAGTTCACCTTTTTACAACGACTACTTTTATGATGAACAAAAAGGTTCATCAGGTGGTTGGCCTGTTTATGTTGCACAAGGCTTAAACTGTGGTTTCGGTACTTATCCCGAAACATTGATGCCTTATGAAAATTCACTACTTGGATATTCCAATACACTAAAGAATTATTCCGATTTTAGGCTGAAAGAATACAATCAACTTAGCAATGAAGCCAATACATTAAAAGATAACATTATAAATAACGGTGCTATTGCATTATATTATTATAGTATAGGAAGTTGTTATTCTGAAGACAAAATATCCTACTGCGATAGTAGAAAAGTAACTGAGGAAGATGAAATTCAACCTCATGTTGTAGCAATTGTCGGTTGGGATGATAACTACAGTCGTGACAAATTTGACGGTAAAGTTAAACCTAAAAACAATGGTGCATGGCTATGCAAAAACAGTTGGGGAACTGAATATCAAGATAATGGTTACTTCTGGCTTTCATATGAATGTACAGACACTCAATTCTTCCAATTTATAATGCAAGATAACACAACATATGACAACGAATATCAGCTAGGTTACTACTATGAAACTGCAGTTGATGTTGATAAATCAGCAAATGTATTTACTGCAAACAGTAATGAAGAAATCACTCAGGTTAGCTTTGGTACAGGTAGTTCATACACTTATGATATTTCTGTTTATAAGCTAAACAAAAATTATAAGTCACCTACTGACGGTACAGTAATTGCTAAAACCAGTGGCAAGGTTGACAACATTGGTATTCACTACATTGACCTGCCTAGTGGTGTAAAAGTAAATGCCGGTGATAAATTTTCTGTTGTAGTCAGTAGCAAAGGTAACGGATATATTTCAGTTGATGACCTTAAAGAAAAGCCTCACAGTAGCAAAAATTCTTACTACTACTCAGACAACAAGTGGATTGACTCAACAGACCCTTCACTTGATGTTTACTACACTTCAATAAAAGCCTTTACAAAAAATCTTGACAACAATGCAAAGGTAAAGAATGAACTTTCAGAAGCTATCAAAAAAGCTGAGAATACAAAATTTCCGGAAGAAGCTATTAAGGAAGATGTAACTGCACTTAACACAGAAGTTGCAAAAGGCAAAGAACTTCTTAGCAAAGAAAATGTATGTGCTACTGACCTAAACAATTCTACAATCTTAATTAACTACAGATTAGAAACCTTAGTTAACAGTGTCTATTACATTAACAGTATGGATGACTATAATACATTAGCTAAAAAGTTACATACAGGAGAACTATCTCCTAGCAAAATTATTTTAAATACAGACCTTGACTTTGAAGGTGGCTATATAACCGAAACTTTATCCAACTACACCGGTGGATTAACTGTTCAGTTTGTGGGTAATAATCACACAATCAAGAATGGTACATTACCTATATTTTCTGATTTGCAAAAAAATATGTATCAAAGTTTCTTCGGCAAATTAAAGTCATCAAGCATTACTGACCTACACTTTGAAAATATTACTGCTACCGGTACAGGCACAACAACTATTGTTTCACCTTCAATAACTAACTCAAAGTTAGACAATGTTACATTAAATAATTGCAAAATCAATTTAGACAAAAATACAACTGAACAACATTCAGCTGGTATTGCTTATTCCTTTGATTTTTCTTCCATAGTAAATTGTTCTGTAACCAATTGTGAATTTTATGGTTATAATGTATATGAAATGATTAGCAGTCAAGAGAATTGCATCTACTCAAACAACACTGCTTCTAACAACAAGATTGCATCTTACTATGCAATAGGTGTATATGACAATAAGGATAACAAGCCAAAGGACATTTACATCACTTTTAATTCTTTTTCAGAAAATTATGTTTGTGAAAAGACCACTGATAACAAGACAAGAATTAAGGTATATGCTGATGATTACACAATAAATGATGAAGCTAACCCTAAGTGTATATCTAAAGGTGATGACGGTTACTACTATATTAATACTGATGAATTTAAGTCTACAACCATTGTTAATATAACAACCAACTACAGTAAAGAAGAATCAGCATATCTATATAGAGTTGATTTAAAAACAAGACAAGCTACACTAAAACAAATTAACCTAAAAAGTTCAACAACTAACCTTACATTACCTACAACAATTTGTGGTGAAAAAATTGTCGGTACAGAAGATGAAATTCTAAAAGACAGTGAGTTCACATATGATGTACTAAACCTTACAATCCCTGACAGTTACTTATTCATAGGTAATGACTGCTTTATTAATCTAAACAGTTTACAAACAGTAACAATAGGTAACGGTATTAAGGTGATACCTTACTCAGCTTTTTCCGATAAAGCTAATCTTCATTCAGTAGAGCTAGGCACAAGTGTTGAAGAAATCGGTGACTCTGCATTCTTAGGTGACTCAAAGTTAAAGTCAATTACATTGCCAAATACACTAAAGACAATTGGTGAAAATGCATTCCAACAAACCGGCATTACAAACTTCACCTTAGGTAAAAATGTTACTAATATCGGTACAGATGCAATTGGATATACTAACCTAAGTATTCCGTGGGAAAATTACAGAACAGTAAAACTTCCTAAAGTAATAATCAATGGATATACTGATGCAGTTAAAAATTATGCTAAGAAAAACGGTTTTACTTTTAATGATCTAAACAAGAATAAACCTGTCACAACAAAATACAACTTTAACATTACTAACCCTAAGAGAGGTGATGTTAACCTTGACGGTTATATTAATGTTAAGGATTCATCACTAATTCAAAAGTATCTACTTAAGAAAGCTAAGTTAAATGATTTACAACTTTACAACTGTTCGGTAAAGGGTTGCGAAGAAACATTGACAGTTAAAAATGCAGTTGCAATTCAAAAGTATTTAGCTAAAAAGATTTCTACAATTACACCTTTTGAACCGGCAGGATAA
- a CDS encoding chloride channel protein encodes MKKHTIANNFLYYLFCGFSGAVVSLIVWLFLKLMNYGIHLLWNVVPSNIDFKFYTLIVCTVGGLVLGIWQKYTNAIPDELDEVMKKVKKDKFYPYNRVLFLCISALLPLVFGGSIGPEAGLTGVIVGLCYWAGSHMKDAKSKIPELMEVGISATLSAVFYAPLFGLASVSEERLDNKDKPDLVRSTKIISNIVAVLFAGGTLLVLNSIFGGGMGLPKLGGESISTAEYLLAIPLSIVGVICGFIFVTAEKFSEKIFKVIQGKCGIIVSTTLGGIILGVVGTYFPLSMFSGEESINVLKDDYIKFAPWVLIGSGLLKLFLTNICIKSGWKGGHFFPVIFCGVSISFGIGMLTGLDVAFCSAVVTAGLLGVTMKKPLAVTMLLLLCFDVNVIPWVLLSAFIGSVVPTKIFKLNKTDK; translated from the coding sequence ATGAAAAAGCACACAATAGCTAATAATTTTCTGTACTACTTATTTTGTGGATTTAGTGGTGCAGTAGTTTCACTTATAGTATGGTTATTTTTAAAGCTGATGAACTACGGTATTCATTTACTATGGAATGTTGTACCCAGCAATATTGACTTTAAGTTTTACACACTTATTGTTTGTACAGTAGGTGGTCTTGTTCTTGGAATATGGCAAAAATATACTAACGCTATTCCTGACGAACTTGATGAGGTTATGAAGAAAGTTAAGAAGGACAAATTCTATCCTTACAACAGAGTTCTTTTCTTATGTATTTCTGCTTTATTACCTTTAGTCTTTGGTGGCAGTATTGGTCCTGAAGCAGGTCTTACCGGTGTTATTGTGGGACTTTGTTACTGGGCAGGTAGTCATATGAAAGATGCAAAAAGCAAAATTCCCGAACTTATGGAAGTTGGAATCAGTGCTACCCTTAGTGCAGTTTTTTATGCACCTTTGTTTGGTCTTGCATCTGTCAGTGAAGAAAGGTTAGACAACAAAGACAAGCCTGACCTTGTACGGTCAACAAAAATCATTTCAAATATTGTTGCAGTACTTTTTGCCGGTGGTACTTTGTTGGTGCTAAACTCAATATTCGGTGGTGGTATGGGATTACCTAAACTTGGTGGTGAAAGTATCTCTACTGCTGAATATTTACTTGCAATACCTCTTTCTATTGTTGGGGTAATCTGTGGATTTATATTTGTAACGGCTGAAAAGTTCAGTGAAAAAATATTTAAAGTAATTCAAGGTAAGTGTGGCATTATAGTCAGCACAACTCTTGGTGGTATTATCCTAGGTGTTGTTGGTACATATTTTCCTTTATCAATGTTTTCAGGTGAAGAAAGTATCAATGTACTTAAAGATGACTATATAAAATTTGCACCTTGGGTTCTTATTGGTAGTGGACTGTTAAAATTATTTTTAACTAACATTTGCATAAAGTCAGGTTGGAAAGGTGGTCACTTCTTCCCTGTAATTTTCTGTGGAGTTAGTATTAGCTTTGGTATCGGTATGTTAACAGGTCTTGATGTAGCATTTTGTTCTGCTGTTGTTACTGCCGGTTTACTTGGTGTAACAATGAAAAAGCCTTTAGCAGTTACAATGCTACTGTTACTTTGTTTTGATGTTAATGTTATACCTTGGGTACTGCTTTCTGCTTTTATAGGCAGTGTAGTTCCTACAAAAATTTTCAAACTAAATAAGACTGATAAATAA
- a CDS encoding exonuclease SbcCD subunit D: protein MKIMHLSDLHIGKKVNEYSMLQDQIYILKEILQIIDDEKVETVIIAGDVYDRSLPPNEALELFDEFLYQLSSRNVNVFVISGNHDSPERISYGGRMMTENKIFLSPVYDGNVKPITLNDDYGEVNFYLLPFVRPADIRRYFPDENIENYTDAVKVAIDNMNVDFNERNILVTHQFVTGAELSESEDIIVGGTDNVSGEVFDGFDYVALGHIHREQTVGKDNIRYCGTPLKYSFSEAKHIKSVTILDFNDKGNIEYSKIPLTPFRDMREIRGTYYELTLKSNYENTNTDDYLHITLTDEEDIPDAIGKLRSIYPNIMKLDYDNLRTRGSGTVDAIENIESKSPFELFADLFKQQNNQDMSKEQEEIMRNLIDKIWEEN from the coding sequence ATGAAAATAATGCACCTAAGCGACTTACATATTGGTAAGAAAGTAAATGAATATTCAATGCTACAAGACCAAATATATATCCTAAAAGAAATTTTACAGATAATAGATGATGAAAAGGTAGAAACTGTCATTATTGCAGGTGATGTATATGATAGGTCACTACCACCTAATGAGGCATTAGAACTTTTTGATGAATTCTTATATCAGTTATCTTCTAGAAATGTAAATGTATTTGTTATTAGTGGCAACCACGACAGTCCTGAACGCATATCATATGGTGGCAGAATGATGACGGAAAATAAAATTTTTCTTTCACCTGTTTATGATGGCAATGTTAAGCCTATTACATTAAATGATGATTATGGAGAAGTTAACTTTTATCTATTGCCATTTGTTAGACCGGCTGATATTAGAAGATATTTCCCTGATGAAAATATTGAAAATTATACCGATGCAGTAAAAGTTGCAATTGACAATATGAATGTAGATTTTAATGAGAGAAATATCCTTGTTACTCATCAGTTTGTTACAGGTGCTGAACTTTCTGAGTCTGAGGATATTATAGTAGGTGGTACTGATAATGTTAGTGGTGAAGTGTTTGATGGCTTTGACTATGTGGCACTTGGTCATATCCACAGAGAACAAACTGTAGGCAAAGATAACATTAGATATTGTGGTACACCACTAAAGTATTCTTTCTCAGAGGCTAAGCATATTAAGTCAGTTACTATCCTTGATTTTAATGATAAGGGAAATATAGAGTATTCCAAAATCCCACTAACACCATTTAGAGATATGAGAGAAATTCGTGGTACTTATTATGAACTAACTCTAAAAAGTAATTATGAAAATACAAACACAGATGACTACCTACATATCACTTTAACTGATGAAGAGGATATTCCTGATGCAATCGGTAAGCTAAGGTCTATTTATCCCAATATTATGAAACTTGATTATGATAACTTACGCACAAGAGGTAGTGGTACTGTTGATGCTATAGAAAATATTGAAAGTAAAAGTCCCTTTGAACTTTTTGCCGATCTTTTTAAGCAACAGAATAATCAAGATATGAGTAAAGAACAAGAAGAAATTATGAGAAACTTAATTGATAAGATTTGGGAGGAAAACTAA
- a CDS encoding AAA family ATPase: MRPLSITISAFESYADTVTIDMESLGKSGLYLITGDTGAGKTTIFDAIHFALYGDASTDGRENKTLRSKYADPETKTEVQLKFEYGGKVYQIKRNPEYLRPKKRGDGFVKEPTNAELVYPDGSVVSSKNAVDTKIKEIIGLDKNQFSQIVMLAQGEFKKLLTSGTTEKQKIFRHIFKTEKYETLQRALSAEKSIVDSKLKQERLSVQQYIDGTICEETEDNIALIERAKSVVPNIEEIENFLTNLISNDEKELKSLEEKKEKLESQKTFLDKSIENYNSYVELSHKIKTNSENLVNLNNSLKSSKDELQEKNKEKRWTELGQEIGKIQNTLPKYKELDSLSSQLQNKSIEKKRNENSVKELSGKAESLSLEVEKNSKELETIGNVQVEIEKISNQMESIKEKGNTLRGIEVEIKNLQKLQSSYLTVKTDFEKKLQVANGYKDEYDNLSIAYLNDQAGVLADSLEENKPCPVCGSTVHPHKAVKLPNAPTKEMVESAKNNYDRYQKVVDAERQNVFSKHGELKEKANALETKVQEILGDYKLLDALEIIKKQVSNLADNYVKLDKTLKALQIKSNRKQELERIIPEKNNEINELNKRITVVKMAVVSCETAITSYEKQYNSLKEELQFGSESEAVKKINSINAVVSAEKSDYNSVLEKYNQYEKMISATDASIKALKGQLEKIDKVQDIDKVKVKRDETEKAIGDLSNETKAINYRYSANTNVLANIKRENENLIKAEREFKLISPLASTANGGIGVNKMELETFVQLNYFDRILAKANKRLMEMTSGQYELVRQTESSDGRTKFGLDLNVYDHHCGGERAISSLSGGESFKAALSLALGLSDEIQSSAGGIKIDTMFVDEGFGSLDDESLRQAMNVLIKLSGSNRLVGIISHVTELKDRIDKQIVVTKTPNKGSKIEIIC, encoded by the coding sequence ATGCGACCATTAAGTATTACAATATCAGCCTTTGAGTCCTATGCAGATACAGTTACTATTGATATGGAAAGTCTAGGCAAAAGTGGACTTTACCTAATTACAGGTGACACAGGTGCAGGTAAAACCACAATCTTTGATGCTATTCATTTTGCACTTTATGGAGATGCCAGTACTGATGGTCGTGAAAACAAAACCCTAAGGTCAAAGTATGCCGATCCTGAAACCAAAACAGAGGTTCAACTGAAATTTGAATATGGTGGTAAGGTTTATCAGATTAAGAGAAACCCTGAGTATTTGCGACCTAAGAAAAGGGGAGATGGCTTTGTAAAAGAACCTACTAATGCTGAGCTTGTTTATCCCGATGGTAGTGTGGTTTCTTCCAAAAATGCAGTTGATACCAAGATAAAAGAAATTATCGGTTTAGATAAAAATCAGTTTTCACAGATTGTTATGTTGGCACAAGGTGAATTCAAAAAGTTACTTACTTCCGGTACAACTGAAAAGCAGAAGATTTTTAGACATATTTTCAAAACAGAAAAGTATGAAACTTTACAAAGAGCCTTATCTGCTGAAAAAAGCATTGTGGACAGTAAATTGAAACAAGAAAGGTTAAGTGTACAGCAGTATATTGACGGTACAATTTGTGAAGAAACAGAGGACAATATTGCCTTAATTGAAAGGGCAAAAAGTGTAGTTCCCAATATAGAAGAGATTGAGAACTTTTTAACTAACCTTATTTCTAATGATGAAAAAGAATTGAAATCATTAGAAGAAAAGAAAGAGAAATTAGAAAGTCAAAAGACTTTTCTGGATAAAAGTATAGAAAATTATAATTCTTATGTAGAATTATCTCATAAGATTAAAACTAATTCCGAAAACTTGGTTAATCTAAATAATAGTTTGAAAAGTTCAAAGGATGAACTACAAGAAAAGAACAAAGAAAAGCGATGGACTGAACTGGGACAAGAGATTGGCAAAATCCAAAATACTTTGCCTAAGTATAAGGAACTTGACTCTCTAAGCAGTCAGTTACAGAATAAAAGTATTGAGAAAAAGAGAAATGAAAATTCTGTAAAAGAATTATCAGGTAAAGCTGAAAGCCTTTCTCTAGAGGTTGAAAAGAATTCTAAAGAACTTGAAACAATTGGTAATGTTCAAGTTGAGATAGAGAAAATTTCTAACCAAATGGAAAGCATTAAGGAAAAAGGTAATACACTTAGAGGTATAGAAGTGGAAATTAAAAACCTCCAAAAACTTCAAAGCTCATACCTTACTGTCAAAACTGATTTTGAAAAGAAGTTGCAAGTTGCCAACGGTTACAAAGATGAATATGACAATTTAAGTATAGCCTATCTTAATGACCAAGCCGGTGTTTTGGCTGATAGTTTGGAAGAAAATAAGCCTTGTCCTGTATGTGGTTCAACAGTCCATCCTCATAAAGCAGTTAAGTTGCCTAATGCACCAACTAAAGAAATGGTTGAGTCAGCAAAGAACAATTATGATAGGTATCAAAAAGTTGTTGATGCTGAAAGACAAAATGTTTTTAGCAAACATGGTGAATTAAAGGAAAAGGCAAATGCCCTTGAAACAAAGGTTCAAGAAATATTAGGTGATTACAAGTTGCTTGATGCCCTTGAAATTATCAAGAAACAGGTTTCTAATTTAGCAGATAATTATGTTAAGTTAGACAAAACCTTAAAAGCATTACAAATAAAGAGTAACAGAAAGCAGGAACTTGAAAGAATTATTCCTGAAAAGAATAATGAAATCAATGAACTGAATAAGCGAATCACTGTAGTAAAGATGGCAGTAGTGTCTTGTGAAACAGCTATTACTTCTTATGAAAAGCAGTATAATTCTTTAAAAGAAGAATTACAGTTTGGTAGTGAAAGTGAAGCAGTTAAGAAGATTAACAGTATTAATGCAGTTGTCAGTGCTGAAAAATCCGATTATAATTCTGTATTAGAAAAATATAATCAGTATGAAAAAATGATTTCAGCAACCGATGCATCAATCAAAGCATTAAAAGGTCAGCTTGAAAAGATAGATAAAGTACAAGATATAGACAAGGTGAAAGTAAAGAGAGATGAAACTGAAAAGGCTATCGGTGATTTATCTAATGAAACTAAAGCCATTAACTACAGATATTCTGCTAACACAAATGTTTTGGCTAATATAAAGAGAGAAAATGAAAATCTTATCAAAGCCGAAAGAGAATTTAAGCTGATTTCACCACTTGCAAGTACTGCCAATGGTGGTATTGGTGTTAACAAGATGGAGCTTGAAACATTTGTACAGTTAAATTACTTTGACCGAATTCTTGCTAAAGCAAATAAACGATTAATGGAAATGACAAGTGGTCAGTATGAGTTAGTTCGTCAGACAGAGTCAAGTGATGGCAGAACAAAATTCGGACTTGACCTTAATGTATATGACCATCATTGTGGTGGAGAGAGAGCAATTAGTTCACTTTCAGGTGGTGAGTCCTTTAAGGCAGCACTTTCATTGGCTTTGGGACTTTCTGATGAAATTCAGTCCTCAGCAGGTGGTATCAAGATAGACACAATGTTTGTTGATGAAGGCTTTGGTTCACTTGATGATGAATCATTAAGACAAGCAATGAATGTACTTATTAAACTTTCCGGTAGTAACCGACTTGTAGGTATTATCTCCCATGTAACAGAACTAAAGGATAGAATTGATAAACAGATTGTTGTTACCAAAACCCCTAATAAAGGTAGTAAAATTGAAATTATTTGTTAA